GGCCTCCATGTAATCGGCGCTGTAATGGCGCACCGAACGTCGACCCGCTCCATCGGGATCATTCCCTGTCATCACTGCGGGCCAGACACAAAAAATACACTTATACGGACAGCCTCGGCTAGACCAGAGCTGGAATTCCGGCGGCTCATAGCCCCCTGAACGGGAAATTCCGTCGTAGTAGCGCGGGGCCAGGGTATTGTCCATGTAGGGAAAGGGGGCAGAGTTCATCTCCTCCAGACTGAGCAGATCGTTTTCGAGCAGGCCGGTGGCCCCCTCAATCACCTTCTGGGCCCCCTTCTCGTATTCGCCCTTGATCGCGGCGACGATAGGCACCTCTTCGAGAAGGGCCTCCCCCTTGGTGGTGATTGGCCCCACCAGGACCAGGCGTGATCGAGGCGCCAGTTGGTGAATTCGATGGACAATCTCCTGGTCGTGATCCCAGGAAGAGGAGGCGCTTTCCACAAAAATATAATCGAAACTGCTCTCTGAAAGGAACCGGTAGTAACTCTCGTAGGACTCACGTAGCGCAATGGAATCCCTGAACACCACATCGGCGCCGGTTTTCCGCTCCACCCAACTGGCCGCGTAGCCCATGAAAAAGGGATAGGGCAGATAGCTGCCAAAGATAAAGTCATCCGGTCTCGATGGAGTTGGAATGGTATGGGGCCAGCGTGAGCCGGCGCGCACGCCGGCATACCAGTCAATGCCTATTTCCGTATGCCGGTTGTTTGCTTCGCGCTTCTTCCACCAAGGTGGGTTTGAAAAAAGAACGTTCATCGGTTCCCCTGCTTCTGTTCAGTATTTACCGAGCGAAATGCCTTCGATAAGGCGTCGGCCCCCCCCATGCTTCACGGGACCAACCGTCGCACCAACTCCAACATTCCCTTGCACGCATCATCTCCCACAGCCGAATAGATCCGCTTCAGGTAATCATTTCGAGCCGGTTCAGTCCACCCTCGCCCCTCTCCGCGCAGCAAGGTTTCCAGTCGCGGCAGATCCGCCTCGCCAGCAATTGGTTCTGCCACACCTTCCTCTGCGTACGAACGTCCGTAGCAAACGGAGCTGAAATTGATCTCAGCCAAGGGCTTGCCCAAGACCAGCGCATCCAAACCTGCCGAAGAATCCAGCACCAAAGCAACGTCGCATGCCAACAGCCATTCCCTTGCCACGCCCTGTACAACACTGACCATGCGGCCCGAGAACTCGAGATCGCGAAAGCCTTTGATCACCTCGAACGATTCGCGCGGATGCCACTTGGCAACAAGGCGGACCGACTTTCCTCCGATCTCCAGGCCGGCCAGATAGTCGGCGATGAGACGCAGTGGAATGGCTTCAGCATAGCTCGCGTAGGGGTTGGGCAGGAGAAGCAACACCAGCGCCTGTTCCACATCCAAACCCAGTTGCTCACGGGCTGATCGGCATAGCTCGAGAGACTCCGGAGATCCAGCTGACAAAAGCCTTTCGACGCATAGATCGCCGATTGGCCACAGGCACCCGGCTGCGTCCGGGGCCTCCGCCGTGATCGCCTCCCGTGCTGCCTCGCCCCACAGAGCAACATCGGAAAACTCGGCCATCACCCGGTACTTGGCCCGATCCGTTTCGCTGCAGTGATAATGGCCTTCCTGGAACGTCAGGGCTGGGACAGCGGCCAAAGCGGCGCGGCGCGCCATGAGCTTGATCCAGAAATTGGCCTCGTGCAGCCCCAGCACAATATCGGGCGTCTCTTGCTCGATGACCTGCGCCATCAACCGATCACACTCCACCAGATCGATCACGGCCGAGGAAAACCAGCCCCGGTCTATGCCCGTGAAGAGATCGAGAATAGCCTTATCATCCGCTTCATCCAGTAAACCTTCGAGATCATCGAGGGCGTCTTCACTCTGCGCTGTGGATGAAGCGGTACGGTAATCGTAAAGGTGGCGATAATTGATTCCGATCTCATCCAAACCCGGCTCGAAGCAGGCGCTGTTTCCCTCCCCAAGGGAAGGCACATTACGTGCTGTCAGATAGATTATCTCCATGCCGCAGTCTTCCAGGGCGGCTAGGACGGGCCTCAAGCGATGGACATGATGAGGCAACCCCAGAAACACCAGTGCGCGCTTTCCGCGAAATGAGGGGAGACCGGTCACTGGCTCCGGTCACTTATTGGTTTCAAGCTGCCACCCCGATCGAAGAGAGCGCCTCTGCGGCCGAGATGACTAGCCAGTCCAGCGGCCGCGCTCCCCTTGGCTGCATACACCTCATCAGAAGAAAATACAGCCTCCGCCAGGGTTAGATCGTCACCCAACAATGTGTACCCACCGCCCTTCAATCGGGATTCCAACTTCAGATAGCGATCACAGAAGGCTCGTTCGGTGGTTATCCCGTTATAGCTGTCCCGATCCGAGCGACATTTCACCCAGACCCGCTCCCCTTGGGATACCCGTTCAGCCACTAACTTCCGAGCTTCCCAGCGCCACTTGAGATCAAAAACCACAAGCAAAGACACAGGCACTGTCGCCTTTTTGACGGGCGATTCCGAAAGACTCCGCGCGTAGGCCGCACCCAGAGGTCCCGCCAGATTGGCCACTTCGACCACTCCGGAGGGGCGAAGGGCGCGCACCAGCCTCGGGCCGAACAGGTTGGCTGTGAGATGAGTAGGCACCAGAACGAGCCGCACGCCTCGCGCCCTGAAGTGGCGCAACAACGCGACATGGTGCTGGGACCTGAGCGGCCCGACGTGGATCACGACCTCTGACCATGACTCCCGCGCCACGCGCTCGGCAGCCCAAGAATCCACACCAAAATGGCCCAAGGCATAGAAGACCAGCCGGTCGTAGTAGAGGCCGTTGAACAAAGGCCAGCCATCCTCAGGCCCAAGCATTCGCGCCATAACGGAATTTTTCGCGCAATACGCCATGCACTCCCGATAGCGATGGGCCACATCCTCCTTCCTATCGGCCAAACGCATCTCCAGGTGTTTTACCCTCATGCCGCGCTCGAACAATGCGTTGCTGATCGGCTGATCGATGCACCAAACTTCTGTTTCATCGAGGCGTTCGTGCACATGATCCAGGGCCTCACCGACCAGAGGCTCCAGCAACTGGGCCTCGACCAGCAATATCCCCCGTCTCACTCCCTTTAAGGCGACATCCAGATCGGCGATCATCCGCTCCCGATGACCCTGCGCCTCCTGCTCGAGTGTCTGGGTCTCCAGACTCGCCCAGCGACCGTACAGCCCAGTCTGGCTGGCCTGTAGCATGTCTACGGGAAGATTCGGCCCGTCTGCGCCGAGTGAGATCAAAGTATCCGTGGCAGCCAGGTTTTCCGGTGCGAGTGCGGCCAATCCGACCACATGAAATGGATCAGTATAACAGGCGCCCGAGAATATCCGGCATAACTCGGGATTGCGTGCAACCAGAGGGCCTATCTCAAGCCCACTACCCAACAATACCGTCCGACCACACCGATCAGGCCGGTATCCATCCAGCCAAGAACCGAACGCGGTCATCCGCTCCTCTTCCCGCCAGGGTGATAGCGAATTACGAAACAGGGCTATCGGCACCGTTCAGTTGGAGCAGGGCGCGGGCGGCACGGTGATCCGGTTCGTAATACAGACAACGCTCCAGCCAATGTTTCCGATCTGCACCGCGGCTCAAACGACCCAGGTGAAACAGGGCCGACAGGTGGCCCTGCTCACCGGGGCTGACCAGGGCAAGCCGTTGCTGCAAGTAGGCGCGGGCCTCTTCAATCGCCCCCATTTCCTCGGCCCGCAAGGCCAGCAGGTAACATGCAGCTTCGCTCCCAGCGCTCGCCCACAACTGCATGACAGGCATCAGGCTGTCCCAAGCAAAGACACCTTCCTCCAGCATTCTCAGTATGTGGGCTGTGCCCAAGGCATTCAGAAGATCGGCCGATAGGGGGGTATCACGAACGATCTCTCCCAGTGGTCGAATCGTCGGTATCATGCTGTCACCTGATTGATCCTTACGGCACAAGGCGATATTGAACCGCCCCCCCCAACAGGGCTGCACCTCATCGACCAACTGGCTCCCACCGCCGACCAGGGAGAATCCTGTGCTTTCCAAGAGCTGGCGAAACTCGTTAGACGTGTAGTGCCGAACGTGGTAAGGAAAGCTTTCATGGTCGAAGCCCATGACGTCTTCGTTAGGAGTGGAAACATAAAGCAGACCACCCGGCTTCATCATCCGCGCGATCAGACGGAGAAAATCCGCATCCCGAGGCAGGTGTTCGAGGGTTTCAAAGGAGCATACGACATCAAACTGCCCCGTGATCACCTCCCCAACACGATAGGCATCGCTCTCCACCCATCGGATAGCCGGATGATCGTAATAGGTTTTGGCCATGACCAGGGCATCGCCGGAGCGATCCACGGCAACGATTTCAGAAGCCCCGGAATTCTCGGCCAACAAAAAGGATCCGTATCCGATACCACAGGCGATATCAAGGATCCTTGCCCCACCCAATTCGGCATTGAGCGCAAACCGGTATCTCTCGATATGGTCTGCGCGGATATCTTGCAAGCGTTTTCCGGTTTGCCTCTCACTCATGCAGATGAACTCCCGATCCGACCCAGGATGTGGTTACTGAACACGTCGATGTCCGGAAAAAAACGCAGCGATCAGACCCGAAACATACTCAACATCGTCAGAGTTGAGATGCTCGCCGATGGGAAGGCTCAGCGCCTGACGAGCCACGACGGTCGCTTTCAGCTTCCCTGACTGGCCTAAATACTGATAGGCCGGCTGATCACACAGGGCAACTGGGTAATGAATCCCCGTTTCCACGCCATTGGCTTTCAGGAATTCCCTCAGTTCATCACGTCTCGCGGTGCGAATGACGAACAGATGGTAGGCATGGATCCCTGTGCGAAAATCTGCTGGCACGGACACCCCCTCAACATCTGAGAGCAGCCGACGGTAGCCCTTGGCCACCGAATTTCGCGCCAGAATCCAGTCATCAAGAAAAGGCAGTTTCACGTTCAATACTGCGGCCTGAACCGCATCCAACCGACTGTTTCTCCCCACTAATTCATGCGCCCACTTGGCGCTTCGCCCATGGTTGGCCAACATGCGGCATCGTCCGGCCAGATCGTCATCCTCAGTGACGATGGCACCGCCATCCCCAATCCCTCCCAACACCTTTCCCGGGTAAAAGCTAAAGGCTGCGACTCGACCGAAAGTTCCCACCTTGCGACCATCGACCTCTGCGCCGTGGGCCTGGGCGCAATCCTCGATGAGGCTCAGGTTGTAGCGCATACAAAGCGCCGATAATCCAGACATGTCGGCGGGTTCCCCATAGAGATGAACGGCAATAATTCCCACCGTATCGGGACCTATTCGCCCTTTCACGTCGTCAAGATCGAGTTGGTAGTTGTCTTCACGAATATCGGCAAAAACCACTCGATGTCCGGCGCGTATCACCGCCTCAGCGGTGGCTGCAAAGGTGTTGGCTGGAACAATAATTTCTCCAGTCGGAAGGTCGAGAGCGGCAAGCGCGATCTCCAGGGCATCCGTTCCATTACCCACTCCAATGCAGTTTTCTGCCCCCAGGTACTCGGCGAAGGCCATCTCGAACGATCGAACAGACGGCCCGCCAATGAATGCTGAATCGTCCATAACGGAGCAAATCGCCGCCACCAACTCATTACGCAGTGATTGGTGCTGAAGTTGCAGATCGAGGAACGGAATTAAGCGATTCGCCGTCACGGTTGCTGATTCTTCCCAAGATGGCTGAGCACGGGACGAAACCGAAGCCTTACCTCACGGCCGCTGGCCATAGACTCGTAGATCGCATTGAGCAACTCGATATTGCGCCGCCCCACCAATCCGTCCACCAACTGCTGGCATCCCGATTCAATACAAGAAACCACATGTTCATAGTAGGCCTTGTGCCCGAAGCCATAGACATCGGGAGGATTGACCGAATAGTCACGCTTGACCACTTCATCGCTCGGTAACGCATCTACAAAGCGCCATTCCTGGATCTCATTTACCGCAAACCCCCCGATAACAACAGTACCACCTTCGCCAAGAAGTGAGATTGAACCTTCCAGATTATCAGGGCGGGTAGCAGTGGTTGCTTCAATGATGCCTAAGGCGCCGTTCCGAAACTTTAGTATCACAGCCGCAGTATCCTCCGCTTCAATATCAGCCAAAGCCGTCATACCTGTAGCGTAAACACTGTCAACCTCACCCAGCATCCAGGACAACATGTCTATATGGTGGCTTGCTTGGTTTGCCAACACACCGCCATCCAATGCCCAAGTACCCCGCCAGTCGTCTTGGTCATAATAGTCTTGTGTGCGGCGCCATCTAACTCTTGCCGTTCCCATCACCAGACGGCCAAAGCGTCCAGCATCAAGCGCCTCTCGGAGTTTGATTACCGGAAGGTTGAACCGGTTTTGTTTGACCACGAATAAGCGTGAGCCATACCTATCACAGGCTTCCAGCATGGCATCGGCATCCTCCAACCGCAGTGCCATCGGCTTTTCAACGACCAGCGGCAATCCAAAACGGGCCAAGCGAATCACGTGCTCCGCGTGCATACCACTAGGCGTGAGGACTGATAATAGGTTGACCCTTCCATTATCTGCCATCTCTTCCATTTCTAGGTAGCCAGGAACATCATACTCATTAGTAAAGAGTCCCAATCGTTCTGCATTTAGATCACAAACAGCAGCAAGCCTCGCACCATTGATTTGACCTAGCCCCAGCAATTCGGCATGCCGCTTGGCGATGCGCCCACAACCAACTAATCCCACTTCTAACACTTCACGGCCCTATAATAATTGGATTTATTGTGTGGTACTCAGCATTCAGGCAGGGAAATACTAGAGCCACTGTGTGTGTATCAATGTGCTGCAACGCGTTCACCGATTAAAAGGAAACGCTGTCCAGAAGCGGGGAGGACCTCATGGACAACCAAAAAATCGTTGATCTGCGTCAGAGAGGCAATTACCTTCAGTCCCAGCATTTCCATCAAGGCTATGAGATCATGTCTGTCCAAAACAATCCCCATGTGAGAGTCTTTGCTAGGCGGTTGAATACCACTCAGGACAAATCTCCCTTTTACCGGAAGCAGATTTGCCCATTGTCGGCATACTGACAACGGCGTATTTATATGCTCCAGCATATCAATCAAACATATAGCCTGTGGCACTGGCAGAGTCCCGCTTTCCAAGCGTTGCTGGAACGACTCATTGTCCAGAAAGATTAAATTGGGTGATAAAAAATGCGACTTTGCAAATCTTATTTTTTTGTTATCCTGCTCTACAGCAACCACAGTCCCTGCAGTTTCACTAAGGATAGCCGAGCCAAATCCATAACCGCTATAGACATTGAGCACTAGGTCATCGGAACTAATATAATTTCCACAGGCACGATACAAGGCTTCAAGCTCGGGACGAAGACGGCGAATCTCATTGGGCTCAGTAACTCCCTGCAGCCGTGCATCACCCCCCTGTTGAATAAATTCAAGCTCTTTCTGGAACAGATCGCTCGGACCGATTACGGGACACAAGATTCCGGCATTTTTGACTGCCTGTTTCAAAAAATCTTCCGAAGAAATTGAAGTAATTATCACCAAGTCAATCTGCGCAGAAATTTTTGTCAAGTCTTGATCACCAATATACGGAGGCTGGCCACTCGTTGCAATGGGGTAATTATCCCAGACATAGCTAATCATTGATCCTAGCTCAGCCAAGCCATATCGTGCAATAACAGACAAGGCATCGCTACCCTGAAGCAGCACCTTGACTCCTTGCGTTACTGGTAATCGCTCGACAACCAGAGTCATAAAAGTTTCACGCAGAAACCTTTGGTAGTTTTCCCAGCGATAAAACTCAGGGGGTTTATTTTTAACTTTCTCAATCGTTTCTTCGGTTCTCCCCGGCACCTTTATCAAAGTACATCTCATTCCCTCTTCATTCTTACCTAACGAGAGATATGTATGACTAAAGTCAAAAATAACTTCAGCTCTGTCAAACATTCTCCTTAATTCGGGATAAGATTCCACAACAGTATCCAAGTGATTCCACCCATCCAGTTGAAAATGGGTACGCAACCAGGATGATTCTCGCTCGCTTCCAACAACACCATAAGTGTATGAACCAGCATCCCTAAGAATCAATGCGCGCCAGATACGCTCAGGCATCCCTTTGCCCGGATCTAGCCCTCGCGCCTCTGTCTGCAGCAGTGTCCACAGCGCTTCCCCCGCCAATCCGTATTTCCATAAATTCTGGGCAACAAATTCACGCAATACTGTTTCAAACCGCCATCGCTCATAACCCAGACGATCAATTGCTTCTCCCTCTGCGGCTACAAAATCGGTCTGGCTAAAATGCTGCATGACCGCCTCCATTAGGCGACCGGAAACCTCAGCTCGACCTTGCGCTGTTTGTAAATGGTTATAAGAAATCCCATCTCGCGGAGAAAGAATGCGTTGATACAAGGGCTCTTCAATATGTTCAAAGTGATCAGCCTTGGCAAGTAATTTAATCAGCAAATGCTTGTCTGAAGAAACTCGCATAGCCGTACTATAACCACCGACATCTTCAATGAGTTTTCTCGCACAGACAAAGTAACCGGAACAAACCTGTGTCATAGGTTCACGCAATAGTTTTTGCAGTGTACCTATACGCGACTCTTTTCGACCTCGATAACGGCTATTGAATCCGCCGTCTGGGTTAAAGTTTATGAAGTCGCAATAGCTGACAGTGCCTAGCCCATTTCCGTTCACTAATTCGAGATTACGTTCTAAGAATTTTTGGTCATATCGGTCATCTGAACCCAATACTGCAAGCCACTTACCGCGGCAACGCTCAATTGCATAGTTTAGTGTTCTGGGAATACCACTGTGCTCTTTCTCAAAGAAGCGAATACGCTCGTCAGAAAAGGTGCTAACGACCTCTTTGGTATTATCGGTAGAACCATCATCTACGATCACCATCTCCCAATCCTGAAATGTTTGTTCAATTACTGATAAAATTGCACGA
This is a stretch of genomic DNA from gamma proteobacterium SS-5. It encodes these proteins:
- a CDS encoding methyltransferase domain-containing protein gives rise to the protein MSERQTGKRLQDIRADHIERYRFALNAELGGARILDIACGIGYGSFLLAENSGASEIVAVDRSGDALVMAKTYYDHPAIRWVESDAYRVGEVITGQFDVVCSFETLEHLPRDADFLRLIARMMKPGGLLYVSTPNEDVMGFDHESFPYHVRHYTSNEFRQLLESTGFSLVGGGSQLVDEVQPCWGGRFNIALCRKDQSGDSMIPTIRPLGEIVRDTPLSADLLNALGTAHILRMLEEGVFAWDSLMPVMQLWASAGSEAACYLLALRAEEMGAIEEARAYLQQRLALVSPGEQGHLSALFHLGRLSRGADRKHWLERCLYYEPDHRAARALLQLNGADSPVS
- a CDS encoding DegT/DnrJ/EryC1/StrS family aminotransferase; the encoded protein is MDDSAFIGGPSVRSFEMAFAEYLGAENCIGVGNGTDALEIALAALDLPTGEIIVPANTFAATAEAVIRAGHRVVFADIREDNYQLDLDDVKGRIGPDTVGIIAVHLYGEPADMSGLSALCMRYNLSLIEDCAQAHGAEVDGRKVGTFGRVAAFSFYPGKVLGGIGDGGAIVTEDDDLAGRCRMLANHGRSAKWAHELVGRNSRLDAVQAAVLNVKLPFLDDWILARNSVAKGYRRLLSDVEGVSVPADFRTGIHAYHLFVIRTARRDELREFLKANGVETGIHYPVALCDQPAYQYLGQSGKLKATVVARQALSLPIGEHLNSDDVEYVSGLIAAFFSGHRRVQ
- a CDS encoding Gfo/Idh/MocA family oxidoreductase, with translation MLEVGLVGCGRIAKRHAELLGLGQINGARLAAVCDLNAERLGLFTNEYDVPGYLEMEEMADNGRVNLLSVLTPSGMHAEHVIRLARFGLPLVVEKPMALRLEDADAMLEACDRYGSRLFVVKQNRFNLPVIKLREALDAGRFGRLVMGTARVRWRRTQDYYDQDDWRGTWALDGGVLANQASHHIDMLSWMLGEVDSVYATGMTALADIEAEDTAAVILKFRNGALGIIEATTATRPDNLEGSISLLGEGGTVVIGGFAVNEIQEWRFVDALPSDEVVKRDYSVNPPDVYGFGHKAYYEHVVSCIESGCQQLVDGLVGRRNIELLNAIYESMASGREVRLRFRPVLSHLGKNQQP
- a CDS encoding glycosyltransferase, with the protein product MATYNRAMLISRAILSVIEQTFQDWEMVIVDDGSTDNTKEVVSTFSDERIRFFEKEHSGIPRTLNYAIERCRGKWLAVLGSDDRYDQKFLERNLELVNGNGLGTVSYCDFINFNPDGGFNSRYRGRKESRIGTLQKLLREPMTQVCSGYFVCARKLIEDVGGYSTAMRVSSDKHLLIKLLAKADHFEHIEEPLYQRILSPRDGISYNHLQTAQGRAEVSGRLMEAVMQHFSQTDFVAAEGEAIDRLGYERWRFETVLREFVAQNLWKYGLAGEALWTLLQTEARGLDPGKGMPERIWRALILRDAGSYTYGVVGSERESSWLRTHFQLDGWNHLDTVVESYPELRRMFDRAEVIFDFSHTYLSLGKNEEGMRCTLIKVPGRTEETIEKVKNKPPEFYRWENYQRFLRETFMTLVVERLPVTQGVKVLLQGSDALSVIARYGLAELGSMISYVWDNYPIATSGQPPYIGDQDLTKISAQIDLVIITSISSEDFLKQAVKNAGILCPVIGPSDLFQKELEFIQQGGDARLQGVTEPNEIRRLRPELEALYRACGNYISSDDLVLNVYSGYGFGSAILSETAGTVVAVEQDNKKIRFAKSHFLSPNLIFLDNESFQQRLESGTLPVPQAICLIDMLEHINTPLSVCRQWANLLPVKGRFVLSGIQPPSKDSHMGIVLDRHDLIALMEMLGLKVIASLTQINDFLVVHEVLPASGQRFLLIGERVAAH